A region from the Vanessa tameamea isolate UH-Manoa-2023 chromosome 3, ilVanTame1 primary haplotype, whole genome shotgun sequence genome encodes:
- the LOC113397395 gene encoding tyrosine-protein phosphatase Lar-like isoform X1 — MANKGFGEVIGLFLAVAFCITCPEYVSSAQRELGKGSPTNTSATSPPAADNVIRSGVVVDTPRPTPRTGPYFDLAASKNVTALLGKTAYLNCRVKNLGNKTLNMQVSWVRHRDIHLLTVGRYTYTSDQRFRAIHLPHSEDWTLQIKYPQHRDSGIYECQISTTPHMSHFIHLNVVEPTTEIIGGPDLYIDRGSTINLTCVVLYSPEPPAYIFWNHNDAIISYDSPRGGVSVVTEKGETTTSFLLIQQARPSDSGNYQCNPSNAQSKSVVVHVLNEANSIFPLSGEYPAAMQRGGQAFAPTSTHCIVLATSIFLALS, encoded by the exons TATCGTCAGCACAAAGGGAACTTGGCAAGGGGTCGCCGACGAACACGTCAGCGACTTCACCACCAGCTGCAGATAACGTGATTAGATCGGGGGTCGTGGTAGATACACCAAGACCGACCCCTCGCACAGGACCATACTTCGACTTAGCGGCTTCAAAGAATGTCACCGCATTACTTGGCAAGACCGCTTACTTGAACTGCCGGGTGAAAAACTTGGGAAATAAAACT CTCAACATGCAGGTGTCATGGGTGAGACACCGGGACATCCACCTTCTGACGGTGGGACGTTACACTTACACAAGTGATCAGAGGTTTCGAGCGATACACCTGCCTCATTCGGAAGATTGGACTTTACAG atAAAATACCCACAACACAGAGATTCTGGTATCTACgagtgtcaaatttcaacgacCCCACATATGAGCCATTTTATACACCTAAACGTCGTTG aaCCAACAACGGAAATAATAGGCGGTCCAGACCTGTATATCGATCGGGGCAGCACTATCAACTTAACATGCGTGGTGCTCTACTCTCCCGAACCGCCCGCCTACATATTCTGGAACCATAACGATGCG ATAATAAGCTATGATTCGCCAAGGGGTGGTGTCTCTGTAGTGACAGAGAAAGGTGAAACGACTACCTCATTCCTGCTCATCCAGCAAGCGAGACCCTCAGACTCAGGGAACTATCAGTGTAATCCGAGCAACGCTCAATCCAAGAGCGTCGTGGTACACGTACTGAATG AAGCAAATTCGATTTTCCCTTTGTCAGGTGAGTACCCAGCAGCGATGCAGCGAGGAGGTCAAGCTTTTGCACCGACGTCAACCCATTGCATCGTATTGGCAACGAGTATTTTCTTAGCATTATCTTGa
- the LOC113397395 gene encoding tyrosine-protein phosphatase Lar-like isoform X2: MANKGFGEVIGLFLAVAFCITCPEYVSSAQRELGKGSPTNTSATSPPAADNVIRSGVVVDTPRPTPRTGPYFDLAASKNVTALLGKTAYLNCRVKNLGNKTLNMQVSWVRHRDIHLLTVGRYTYTSDQRFRAIHLPHSEDWTLQIKYPQHRDSGIYECQISTTPHMSHFIHLNVVEPTTEIIGGPDLYIDRGSTINLTCVVLYSPEPPAYIFWNHNDAIISYDSPRGGVSVVTEKGETTTSFLLIQQARPSDSGNYQCNPSNAQSKSVVVHVLNANSIFPLSGEYPAAMQRGGQAFAPTSTHCIVLATSIFLALS; the protein is encoded by the exons TATCGTCAGCACAAAGGGAACTTGGCAAGGGGTCGCCGACGAACACGTCAGCGACTTCACCACCAGCTGCAGATAACGTGATTAGATCGGGGGTCGTGGTAGATACACCAAGACCGACCCCTCGCACAGGACCATACTTCGACTTAGCGGCTTCAAAGAATGTCACCGCATTACTTGGCAAGACCGCTTACTTGAACTGCCGGGTGAAAAACTTGGGAAATAAAACT CTCAACATGCAGGTGTCATGGGTGAGACACCGGGACATCCACCTTCTGACGGTGGGACGTTACACTTACACAAGTGATCAGAGGTTTCGAGCGATACACCTGCCTCATTCGGAAGATTGGACTTTACAG atAAAATACCCACAACACAGAGATTCTGGTATCTACgagtgtcaaatttcaacgacCCCACATATGAGCCATTTTATACACCTAAACGTCGTTG aaCCAACAACGGAAATAATAGGCGGTCCAGACCTGTATATCGATCGGGGCAGCACTATCAACTTAACATGCGTGGTGCTCTACTCTCCCGAACCGCCCGCCTACATATTCTGGAACCATAACGATGCG ATAATAAGCTATGATTCGCCAAGGGGTGGTGTCTCTGTAGTGACAGAGAAAGGTGAAACGACTACCTCATTCCTGCTCATCCAGCAAGCGAGACCCTCAGACTCAGGGAACTATCAGTGTAATCCGAGCAACGCTCAATCCAAGAGCGTCGTGGTACACGTACTGAATG CAAATTCGATTTTCCCTTTGTCAGGTGAGTACCCAGCAGCGATGCAGCGAGGAGGTCAAGCTTTTGCACCGACGTCAACCCATTGCATCGTATTGGCAACGAGTATTTTCTTAGCATTATCTTGa
- the LOC113397395 gene encoding tyrosine-protein phosphatase Lar-like isoform X3, with protein MANKGFGEVIGLFLAVAFCITCPEYVSSAQRELGKGSPTNTSATSPPAADNVIRSGVVVDTPRPTPRTGPYFDLAASKNVTALLGKTAYLNCRVKNLGNKTLNMQVSWVRHRDIHLLTVGRYTYTSDQRFRAIHLPHSEDWTLQIKYPQHRDSGIYECQISTTPHMSHFIHLNVVEPTTEIIGGPDLYIDRGSTINLTCVVLYSPEPPAYIFWNHNDAIISYDSPRGGVSVVTEKGETTTSFLLIQQARPSDSGNYQCNPSNAQSKSVVVHVLNGEYPAAMQRGGQAFAPTSTHCIVLATSIFLALS; from the exons TATCGTCAGCACAAAGGGAACTTGGCAAGGGGTCGCCGACGAACACGTCAGCGACTTCACCACCAGCTGCAGATAACGTGATTAGATCGGGGGTCGTGGTAGATACACCAAGACCGACCCCTCGCACAGGACCATACTTCGACTTAGCGGCTTCAAAGAATGTCACCGCATTACTTGGCAAGACCGCTTACTTGAACTGCCGGGTGAAAAACTTGGGAAATAAAACT CTCAACATGCAGGTGTCATGGGTGAGACACCGGGACATCCACCTTCTGACGGTGGGACGTTACACTTACACAAGTGATCAGAGGTTTCGAGCGATACACCTGCCTCATTCGGAAGATTGGACTTTACAG atAAAATACCCACAACACAGAGATTCTGGTATCTACgagtgtcaaatttcaacgacCCCACATATGAGCCATTTTATACACCTAAACGTCGTTG aaCCAACAACGGAAATAATAGGCGGTCCAGACCTGTATATCGATCGGGGCAGCACTATCAACTTAACATGCGTGGTGCTCTACTCTCCCGAACCGCCCGCCTACATATTCTGGAACCATAACGATGCG ATAATAAGCTATGATTCGCCAAGGGGTGGTGTCTCTGTAGTGACAGAGAAAGGTGAAACGACTACCTCATTCCTGCTCATCCAGCAAGCGAGACCCTCAGACTCAGGGAACTATCAGTGTAATCCGAGCAACGCTCAATCCAAGAGCGTCGTGGTACACGTACTGAATG GTGAGTACCCAGCAGCGATGCAGCGAGGAGGTCAAGCTTTTGCACCGACGTCAACCCATTGCATCGTATTGGCAACGAGTATTTTCTTAGCATTATCTTGa